A genomic region of Zea mays cultivar B73 chromosome 6, Zm-B73-REFERENCE-NAM-5.0, whole genome shotgun sequence contains the following coding sequences:
- the LOC109940583 gene encoding meiotic recombination protein DMC1 homolog B, with amino-acid sequence MTSVDSYKFCSIINKVESLHQLAIQRPREQIVDENAVGPYHLFGIISKVDGSGTNGTECISAGPGCSSFGIGAFQEIGPFRVDTDVHGSYPSLLLMGLAAIMAEEPFKLLVADTVIALFRVDFSGRGELAELQQKIAQMLSRLTKIAEEFNVAVYITNQVIADPGGGMFITDPKKPVGGHVLAHAAIIRLMLRKGKGKQCVCKIFDAPNLPEGEAIFQVTSGGIMDVKD; translated from the exons ATGACAAGTGTGGACTCTTATAAGTTCTGCTCCATTATCAACAAGGTGGAGAGCCTCCACCAGCTTG CAATTCAGAGGCCCAGGGAGCAAATAGTTGATGAGAACGCTGTTGGACCTTACCACTTGTTTGGTATCATCAGTAAG GTAGATGGCAGTGGTACTAATGGGACGGAGTGCATTTCTGCAGGGCCTGGCTGCTCTTCGTTTGGAATCGGAGCCTTCCAGGAGATAGGCCCGTTCCGCGTGGACACGGACG TTCATGGGTCATACCCAAGTTTATTACTCATGGGCCTTGCTGCCATAATGGCTGAAGAACCTTTCAAGCTTCTGGTAG ccgacactgtgATTGCACTGTTCCGTGTTGATTTCAGTGGCAGGGGTGAACTAGCAGA ATTGCAGCAAAAGATAGCACAGATGTTGTCCCGCCTTACCAAGATTGCCGAGGAATTCAATGTTGCAGTGTACATCACCAACCAAG TGATTGCTGATCCAGGTGGTGGCATGTTCATAACCGATCCAAAGAAACCAGTAGGCGGCCACGTGTTGGCACATGCTGCCATCATCAGATTGATGCTGAGGAAAGGAAAAGGCAAGCAATGTGTCTGCAAGATCTTCGATGCACCTAACCTTCCTGAAGGAGAAGCT ATTTTCCAGGTTACATCAGGTGGAATCATGGACGTAAAAGACTGA